A section of the Paenibacillus yonginensis genome encodes:
- a CDS encoding amidohydrolase/deacetylase family metallohydrolase: MGRRLLRNLRQTDGRLIDLVITDGILTEVRVQGEDLSDVHGEGNPDSGGCFDGFDVWEAPAGTYVSSGWIDMHVHAFPEFDPYGDEIDEIGIKQGVTTIVDAGSCGADRIADLEASGRKADTRLLAFLNISQIGLKRIDELSDMSWINRDKVVQAVRDYPDFIVGLKARISRSVVKESGIQPLVAARELSEQTGLSLMVHIGSAPPDIREVVPLLQRKDIITHYLNGKANNLFDADGNPLDVLTDAVRRGVHLDVGHGTASFSFSTAEAAKRHGIHPDTISTDIYRGNRLNGPVYSMANVLSKFLELGYGLEETVRRVTVNAADWLGRPELGRIQAGDSANLTFFTVADEATELVDSEGERRTSNRRIEAKGAVVGDKFFSSEIRA; the protein is encoded by the coding sequence ATGGGCAGAAGGCTGCTTAGAAATCTGCGGCAGACCGATGGCAGGCTGATAGATCTCGTGATAACAGATGGAATCCTTACCGAAGTTCGAGTTCAAGGGGAGGATCTATCGGATGTACATGGAGAGGGGAATCCGGATTCCGGCGGCTGTTTTGACGGCTTTGACGTTTGGGAAGCGCCGGCCGGCACTTACGTCTCGAGCGGCTGGATTGATATGCACGTTCATGCCTTCCCCGAATTTGATCCGTACGGGGATGAAATTGATGAAATTGGCATCAAACAGGGCGTAACGACGATTGTCGATGCAGGCAGCTGCGGAGCCGACCGGATTGCCGATCTGGAAGCGAGCGGGAGGAAGGCGGATACCCGGCTGCTGGCTTTCTTGAATATTTCCCAAATCGGGCTGAAACGTATTGATGAGTTGTCCGATATGTCCTGGATTAACCGGGACAAGGTCGTGCAGGCCGTCCGGGATTATCCGGATTTTATCGTTGGCCTGAAAGCCCGGATCAGCCGCAGCGTCGTTAAGGAAAGCGGCATTCAGCCGCTTGTGGCGGCGCGGGAGCTGTCGGAACAGACGGGGCTGTCGCTGATGGTCCATATCGGCTCTGCGCCGCCGGACATCCGGGAAGTGGTGCCGCTGCTGCAGCGGAAAGATATCATTACGCATTATCTGAACGGCAAAGCCAACAATTTGTTTGATGCGGACGGCAATCCGCTGGACGTATTGACGGACGCGGTGCGGCGCGGCGTTCATCTGGATGTGGGGCACGGCACCGCAAGCTTCTCGTTCTCCACGGCGGAAGCAGCCAAACGGCACGGCATCCATCCGGATACGATCAGCACGGACATTTACCGCGGCAATCGGCTGAACGGACCCGTGTACAGCATGGCGAACGTGCTGAGCAAATTTCTGGAGCTCGGCTACGGGCTGGAGGAGACGGTGCGGCGCGTTACGGTGAATGCGGCGGACTGGCTTGGCCGTCCGGAGCTGGGCCGGATTCAAGCCGGTGATTCGGCGAACCTGACCTTTTTTACAGTGGCAGATGAGGCAACAGAGCTTGTAGATTCCGAAGGGGAACGCCGGACCTCAAACCGGCGAATTGAAGCTAAAGGAGCGGTTGTCGGTGACAAATTCTTTTCAAGCGAAATACGGGCTTAA
- a CDS encoding DgaE family pyridoxal phosphate-dependent ammonia lyase, giving the protein MSILGVSAPTDTVMEAMKQGGQSYVEIADLVDKAGDYVARHVGSEAAVVVNSASSGIALSVAAVVTRGNRRLSERLHQEPIEKNEIIILKGHNVQYGAPVETMVYLGGGRLVEVGYANEGKAEHMADAVNERTAALLYVKSHHAVQKNMISVEEAWEVAQSKGIPLIVDAAAEEDLQKYVKVSDLAIYSGSKAIEGPTSGIVAGKSTYIEWLKVQLHGIGRSMKVGKETTFGLLQALDEYAEKQDRSEQEKAELQRLVALNGQIPGIKVTIVQDEAGRAIFRGRIQVDAEKAGLTAKELNDKLQKGDIAIYTRDYGVRQGYFDIDPRPLLGDDMAVIEAKIREYTGGTANV; this is encoded by the coding sequence ATGAGTATTCTTGGGGTATCCGCCCCAACGGATACTGTTATGGAAGCGATGAAGCAGGGCGGGCAAAGTTACGTGGAAATCGCGGACCTGGTCGATAAAGCCGGGGATTACGTGGCGCGTCATGTAGGTTCGGAAGCCGCCGTTGTCGTGAACTCGGCTTCAAGCGGAATTGCGTTATCCGTAGCCGCTGTCGTAACCCGGGGCAACCGCCGTCTAAGCGAGCGGCTGCATCAGGAGCCGATAGAGAAGAACGAAATCATTATTCTTAAGGGGCACAACGTGCAGTACGGCGCACCCGTAGAAACGATGGTTTATCTGGGCGGCGGCAGGCTGGTAGAAGTCGGTTATGCCAACGAGGGCAAAGCCGAGCATATGGCGGATGCCGTTAATGAACGTACGGCTGCCCTGCTGTATGTGAAGTCCCACCATGCGGTCCAGAAAAACATGATTTCGGTCGAAGAAGCCTGGGAGGTCGCACAGAGCAAGGGTATTCCGCTTATTGTGGATGCGGCGGCTGAAGAAGACCTGCAGAAGTACGTTAAGGTATCCGACCTTGCCATCTACAGCGGCTCCAAAGCCATAGAAGGCCCGACTTCGGGGATTGTAGCCGGCAAAAGCACTTATATCGAATGGCTGAAAGTCCAGCTGCACGGCATCGGCCGCAGCATGAAGGTCGGCAAGGAAACGACGTTTGGCCTGCTGCAGGCTCTGGACGAATATGCGGAGAAGCAGGACCGCAGCGAGCAGGAGAAAGCGGAATTGCAGCGTTTGGTGGCCCTCAATGGCCAAATCCCCGGCATCAAGGTTACGATCGTACAGGATGAAGCGGGCCGGGCCATCTTCCGCGGACGTATCCAGGTCGATGCTGAGAAAGCCGGATTAACGGCCAAAGAGCTGAACGATAAGCTTCAAAAGGGAGACATCGCCATTTATACTAGGGACTATGGTGTCCGCCAAGGGTATTTCGATATCGATCCGCGTCCGCTCCTGGGAGATGACATGGCCGTCATCGAAGCCAAAATCCGCGAATATACAGGGGGGACAGCAAATGTCTAA
- the dagF gene encoding 2-dehydro-3-deoxy-phosphogluconate aldolase, whose amino-acid sequence MSNISKRFYNNRVALNVLAKDIANAKEVFEAAQGHVLVGVLSKDYATVELAVEAMKAYGREIEDAVSIGLGAGDNRQAAVVAEIAKHYPGSHINQVFPAVGATRANLDGKDSWINSLVSPTGQAGYVNISTGPASAAQAESAVVPVKAAIALVKDMGGNALKYFPMQGLSREEELRAVAKACAEEGFALEPTGGIDLDNFEAILRIALEAGVPQVIPHVYSSIIDKESGKTNVHDVQVLHQMMTKLANQYA is encoded by the coding sequence ATGTCTAATATCAGCAAACGTTTCTATAACAACCGTGTGGCCCTAAACGTGCTGGCGAAGGATATCGCCAATGCCAAGGAGGTTTTTGAGGCGGCGCAAGGCCATGTGCTGGTCGGCGTATTATCCAAGGATTACGCAACCGTTGAATTGGCCGTCGAAGCGATGAAGGCTTACGGCCGCGAAATTGAGGATGCGGTATCCATCGGACTTGGCGCCGGCGATAACCGTCAGGCCGCCGTGGTAGCGGAAATAGCCAAACATTATCCGGGCAGTCATATCAATCAGGTGTTCCCGGCCGTGGGTGCTACCCGGGCTAATCTGGACGGGAAAGACAGCTGGATCAACAGTCTGGTATCCCCGACCGGCCAGGCCGGCTACGTCAATATTTCAACGGGGCCTGCAAGCGCGGCTCAGGCAGAATCAGCCGTTGTGCCGGTGAAAGCGGCAATTGCACTTGTGAAGGACATGGGCGGCAACGCTTTAAAATATTTCCCGATGCAGGGGCTGAGCCGGGAAGAGGAGCTGCGCGCGGTAGCGAAAGCGTGCGCCGAAGAAGGTTTTGCCCTGGAGCCGACGGGCGGAATCGACCTGGACAACTTTGAGGCCATTTTACGGATTGCACTGGAAGCCGGCGTTCCACAGGTGATTCCTCACGTCTATTCGTCTATTATTGATAAAGAGAGCGGGAAAACGAATGTTCATGACGTGCAGGTGCTGCACCAAATGATGACAAAGCTGGCCAACCAATATGCCTAA
- a CDS encoding sugar kinase, whose amino-acid sequence MPKTVAAFGEVMMRLQVPGHELLAQSDTLKYSFSGTGVNVISALSQFGHKGYLISRLPDNPLGDAAAAYLRKLGIDTSKILRGGSYLGMYFLENGFGIRPSRVTYSNRQESSFNTAPDGVYPFEQTAGEMDAVHFCGITLAMNDGVRRSMKEFAGQVKTQGGLVIFDCNYRPGLWGASGGYAFARPHYEAMLQLADVVFMNEQDALHVLGMTSASGKEQRQELLEELIPAAAERYGLRTVAGTHRNLLEDGRHSLRGYIYRDGRFSYSDVLVFPVHDRIGAGDAFASGIIHGELEGFAPERTVAFAAAAGMLAHTVTGDTPMASEAEVLRAMAQGLRDVER is encoded by the coding sequence ATGCCTAAGACGGTGGCTGCCTTTGGCGAGGTGATGATGCGGCTGCAGGTGCCGGGCCATGAGCTGCTTGCCCAAAGCGATACGCTGAAATATTCATTTTCGGGAACCGGCGTAAATGTCATTTCGGCGCTGAGCCAATTCGGGCATAAAGGTTATCTCATATCGAGGCTGCCGGATAATCCGCTTGGCGACGCCGCTGCCGCCTATTTGCGCAAGCTGGGGATCGACACTTCCAAGATTTTGAGGGGTGGCAGCTATTTGGGCATGTATTTCCTGGAAAATGGCTTTGGGATTCGGCCCAGCCGGGTCACCTACTCCAACCGGCAGGAAAGCAGCTTTAACACCGCTCCGGACGGTGTTTATCCGTTTGAGCAGACGGCTGGCGAAATGGATGCCGTTCATTTCTGCGGCATTACGCTGGCCATGAACGACGGCGTGCGCCGGTCCATGAAGGAGTTCGCCGGGCAGGTCAAGACGCAGGGCGGCCTGGTCATCTTCGACTGCAATTACCGGCCGGGCCTGTGGGGCGCCAGCGGCGGATATGCTTTCGCCCGGCCGCATTATGAAGCCATGCTGCAGCTGGCAGACGTCGTGTTCATGAACGAGCAGGATGCGCTGCACGTGCTGGGCATGACCTCGGCCTCCGGCAAGGAGCAGCGTCAAGAGCTGCTCGAGGAGCTGATCCCGGCCGCGGCGGAGCGATATGGGCTGCGGACCGTGGCGGGCACACACCGCAATCTTCTTGAGGACGGGCGCCATTCCCTGCGCGGCTATATCTACCGGGACGGCCGGTTCAGCTATTCGGACGTGTTGGTGTTCCCGGTCCATGACCGGATCGGAGCCGGGGATGCGTTTGCCAGCGGCATTATCCACGGCGAGCTGGAGGGATTTGCCCCTGAGCGGACGGTCGCTTTTGCGGCAGCGGCGGGCATGCTCGCCCATACGGTAACGGGGGATACGCCGATGGCTTCGGAAGCCGAGGTGCTGCGGGCGATGGCCCAAGGTCTCCGCGATGTGGAAAGGTAG
- a CDS encoding GntR family transcriptional regulator — protein MSLKRKDRPLYLQIKHIIKDRILHGVYPLDSVIPSEPQLEKEFGVSKITVRGAVQELVQEGYLEKGSGRGTRVVRNTVTSKLSKWKHFTEILVEEGHKIRKQWLGLQQVKNEPGSKPFELFGPLCLKLRRIYYLNDVPYIYYEHYVSPAVDGLEDDELDGRSLYELLEEQGITLDKLRDEFAAELPSAEIADMLKLKEGTPVLKRTRYSFDGQGQVAELNFGYYHTAMQNYVVNYEA, from the coding sequence GTGAGTTTAAAACGGAAAGACAGACCGTTATATCTGCAAATCAAACATATTATCAAGGACCGGATTCTGCACGGCGTTTATCCGCTGGATTCGGTCATCCCCTCTGAACCGCAGCTGGAGAAGGAGTTCGGAGTCAGCAAAATCACCGTGCGCGGAGCCGTACAAGAGCTCGTGCAGGAGGGGTATCTGGAGAAAGGCAGCGGCCGGGGGACGCGCGTTGTCCGCAACACCGTTACCTCCAAGCTGTCCAAATGGAAACATTTCACGGAAATTCTTGTTGAAGAGGGCCATAAGATCCGCAAGCAGTGGCTGGGGCTGCAGCAGGTCAAGAATGAACCCGGCAGCAAGCCCTTCGAGCTGTTTGGCCCGCTGTGCCTGAAGCTGCGCCGGATCTATTATCTGAACGATGTTCCGTATATCTACTACGAGCATTACGTGTCTCCGGCCGTGGACGGCCTGGAGGACGATGAGCTGGACGGGCGTTCCCTGTATGAACTGCTGGAGGAGCAGGGGATTACGCTTGATAAGCTGCGCGACGAATTTGCCGCCGAGCTGCCCTCTGCCGAAATCGCCGACATGCTGAAGCTGAAGGAGGGAACGCCGGTGTTAAAGCGGACCCGGTATTCTTTTGACGGCCAGGGACAGGTTGCGGAGCTGAACTTCGGGTATTACCATACGGCCATGCAGAATTACGTGGTGAACTACGAGGCCTAG
- a CDS encoding helix-turn-helix domain-containing protein, with amino-acid sequence MRPVIRRRLLQKHRVFLRLLAPYLMFMLLTMVLGTVLYDKTLNLVEQETVKSNQQMLDQVKDMIDRRISEIDTIARQLMSDPKIMGLQQVDKPFEGANTYKVYETQNSLFNYNISNNFILDYYLFFKKGDLALSSQTSYTLPKFYPTVLQYEGLDYDSWTSRLFDHYEVREFYPAHPALYEGKTYSLLTYVRSIGYPGHTEGALVILVDTREIEKLLSRINLQDGQASITDADGQVLLSVGPGQGEAGSGGKMLNTYAKSSSSGWTYSVSQPAGVAMEKVFYIKKITFILVFAFLGAGALLAFFFAYRTSRPLQHLVFLIRERLGDSGRAGDTYGFIHSSVSKLIDSHEELRHEIERQAPFLRESFFDRLLKGDFQSPADIESLLDHQKLQLKGKRYAVGLLYFQRPDNGLNTDLLRELDVNRVLIKEVLRDTLGKQHFFHDISEDKIALLFVDQGEEEAAFRGQIEQWSREAAKRITEQLGYKPAVAVGHLYESLLQVNRSFEEARQAAAYSADPGDGAVRWYGGLPDGRNEFYYPGEVETRLINVTKAGDAGEVRELLRMLYHDNFTERHLSLSMQQLLLFELLGSLVKTETQIRPGRVRDFRSLFQRIQSAEVPSEIFRQIAEGYIRLCGIVDERKRSRNVQLIDDIMELIKREYNVADLNLDWVADRMNMSKVYLSQFFREQTGVNFSDYLEKLRMEHAKSLLSETELTIREIACQVGYHSSNTFCRAFKRSNGMSATAFRETSDIYEREAL; translated from the coding sequence ATGCGTCCAGTGATTCGAAGACGGCTGCTGCAGAAACACCGTGTTTTTCTCCGGCTTTTGGCGCCTTATCTTATGTTTATGCTGCTCACGATGGTGCTTGGGACTGTGCTGTATGATAAAACACTGAATCTTGTAGAACAGGAAACGGTCAAATCCAATCAACAGATGCTGGACCAGGTCAAAGATATGATCGACCGGAGAATCTCCGAGATCGATACGATTGCCAGACAGCTGATGTCCGATCCGAAGATCATGGGCCTGCAGCAGGTGGACAAGCCGTTTGAGGGCGCAAATACCTACAAGGTTTACGAAACGCAGAACAGCTTGTTCAACTACAACATCTCCAACAATTTTATCCTCGATTATTATTTATTTTTCAAAAAAGGCGATCTGGCTTTATCCTCGCAAACCTCTTACACCCTGCCTAAATTTTATCCGACTGTGCTTCAATATGAAGGGTTGGACTATGACAGTTGGACATCCAGACTGTTTGATCACTATGAAGTCCGCGAGTTTTATCCGGCCCATCCGGCTTTGTATGAAGGCAAAACCTATTCGCTGCTGACTTACGTTCGTTCGATCGGTTATCCGGGACATACGGAAGGAGCGTTAGTGATTTTGGTAGATACACGTGAAATTGAGAAGCTGCTAAGCCGCATCAACCTGCAGGACGGGCAGGCCTCCATTACCGATGCTGACGGTCAGGTGCTTCTGTCTGTAGGACCGGGCCAGGGGGAGGCCGGGAGCGGGGGCAAAATGCTGAACACCTACGCCAAATCGTCTTCCAGCGGGTGGACCTATTCGGTTTCCCAGCCTGCCGGAGTAGCGATGGAGAAGGTTTTTTACATTAAAAAGATTACGTTTATCCTCGTATTTGCCTTTCTCGGAGCAGGAGCGCTGCTGGCTTTTTTCTTCGCCTACCGGACCAGCCGGCCGCTGCAGCATCTCGTCTTCCTGATCCGGGAGCGTTTAGGAGATTCAGGACGGGCAGGAGATACTTACGGTTTCATTCATTCTTCCGTTTCGAAGCTCATCGACAGCCATGAAGAGCTGCGGCATGAGATTGAACGCCAGGCCCCGTTCCTGCGCGAAAGCTTTTTCGACAGACTGTTGAAGGGTGATTTCCAATCCCCCGCGGATATTGAGTCGCTGCTGGATCACCAGAAGCTCCAGCTTAAAGGGAAACGTTATGCGGTAGGGCTGCTGTATTTCCAGAGACCGGATAACGGGCTGAATACCGATCTGCTGCGCGAGCTGGATGTCAACCGGGTGCTGATTAAAGAGGTGCTCCGGGACACGCTTGGCAAACAGCATTTCTTTCACGACATCTCCGAAGACAAAATCGCTCTTTTGTTTGTGGATCAAGGGGAAGAGGAAGCGGCATTCCGGGGACAGATTGAACAGTGGTCCCGCGAGGCTGCGAAGAGGATCACCGAGCAGCTCGGCTACAAGCCTGCGGTTGCTGTAGGCCATTTATATGAATCGCTGCTGCAGGTAAACCGTTCGTTTGAGGAAGCCCGGCAGGCCGCGGCTTATTCCGCCGATCCGGGAGACGGTGCGGTGCGCTGGTATGGGGGGCTGCCGGACGGTAGAAATGAATTTTATTATCCGGGGGAAGTGGAAACCAGGCTGATCAACGTCACGAAGGCGGGCGATGCCGGGGAGGTCCGGGAGCTGCTCCGGATGCTGTACCACGATAACTTTACCGAGCGTCATCTGTCCCTTTCGATGCAGCAGCTGCTGCTGTTCGAGCTGCTGGGCAGCCTGGTCAAAACGGAGACCCAGATCCGGCCCGGCAGGGTTCGTGATTTTCGTTCCCTGTTTCAGCGGATTCAGTCGGCAGAGGTCCCTTCGGAGATATTCCGGCAAATTGCAGAAGGCTACATCCGCCTGTGCGGAATTGTAGACGAAAGGAAACGAAGCCGGAATGTCCAGCTGATCGATGACATTATGGAGCTGATTAAACGGGAATATAACGTTGCGGATCTGAACCTGGATTGGGTAGCCGACCGGATGAATATGTCCAAGGTTTATCTGTCGCAGTTCTTCAGGGAGCAGACCGGCGTCAATTTCTCCGATTATTTGGAGAAGCTTCGCATGGAACATGCCAAAAGTTTATTGTCGGAGACCGAGCTGACCATCCGCGAGATCGCCTGCCAGGTGGGTTACCACTCCTCCAATACATTCTGCAGAGCCTTCAAACGGAGCAACGGCATGAGCGCAACGGCTTTCCGGGAAACCTCGGATATTTATGAACGAGAGGCGCTGTGA
- a CDS encoding ABC transporter permease, protein MGMLQEQVTPLPAGEREPAVAGKKRALFRLRRSWQLYVLMALPFLYLIIFKYIPMYGAQIAFRDYIVTKGIWGSNWVGLKHFERFVHSYDFWRITKNTLLLSLYNLVASFPFPILLALGLNYMRNGIFKKSVQMVTYAPHFISVVVMIGIVKELLDPRSGIVNQVISWFGFAPIDFLSKPGLFKTIYVTTDIWQHIGFNCIIFIAALSSIDPAQHEAAVMDGASKLQRMFHVDLPGIMPIAVILLILNTGHVLDVGFEKVLLLQNPLNLKTGEIIDTYVYKVGLASQVANYSYSTAINLFKSVINLILLISVNKIAQRTQHGSLW, encoded by the coding sequence ATGGGCATGTTGCAGGAGCAGGTAACCCCCCTTCCGGCGGGCGAACGTGAACCGGCGGTGGCCGGGAAGAAACGGGCATTATTTCGTCTGCGGCGCAGCTGGCAGCTTTATGTGTTAATGGCTTTGCCTTTTCTTTATCTGATCATCTTTAAGTACATTCCGATGTACGGCGCCCAGATTGCGTTCAGGGATTATATCGTTACCAAAGGCATCTGGGGCAGCAATTGGGTGGGACTCAAACATTTCGAGCGGTTCGTGCACTCCTATGATTTCTGGAGGATTACGAAAAATACGCTGCTGCTCAGCCTTTACAATCTGGTTGCCAGCTTCCCGTTCCCGATTCTGCTTGCACTGGGCCTCAATTATATGAGGAACGGCATCTTCAAAAAGTCGGTTCAGATGGTAACCTACGCTCCGCATTTCATCTCGGTTGTTGTCATGATCGGGATCGTCAAGGAGCTTCTCGACCCGCGCAGCGGTATCGTCAACCAGGTGATTTCATGGTTCGGCTTTGCCCCGATTGACTTTCTGAGCAAGCCGGGTTTGTTTAAGACCATTTACGTGACGACGGATATCTGGCAGCACATCGGCTTTAACTGCATCATCTTTATCGCGGCGTTATCGAGCATAGACCCGGCGCAGCACGAAGCGGCGGTCATGGACGGCGCAAGCAAACTTCAGCGTATGTTCCATGTCGATCTCCCGGGCATTATGCCGATTGCGGTGATCCTTCTTATCCTTAACACCGGGCATGTGCTGGACGTCGGTTTCGAGAAGGTGCTTCTGCTGCAGAATCCGCTGAACCTGAAGACGGGGGAAATCATCGATACCTATGTCTATAAGGTTGGCCTTGCTTCGCAGGTGGCGAACTATTCGTATTCCACGGCGATTAACCTGTTCAAGTCGGTCATCAACCTGATCTTGCTGATTTCGGTCAACAAAATCGCACAGAGAACGCAGCACGGAAGTTTATGGTAA
- a CDS encoding carbohydrate ABC transporter permease, translating to METAFKNESLPDRIFTVVNYVLITILFLLILYPLIYVVSSSFSSSQAVVSGEVLLWPVNPTLEGYRAVFQYKLVWSGFVNSVIYTALGTLVNVFMTVLAAYPLSRKDFFGKNVFMVLFMFTTMFTGGLIPTYLLVKDLGMLNSIWAMILPGALTVWNVIITRTYFQMTIPDELLEAAQLDGCDDFRFVWKMVLPVSGPIIAVIALYYGAANWNSYFNALIYLKDQDMYPLQLVLKDILISNDVDTTVFSGDPADAARREALRVLLKYSLIVVTTVPLLIVYPFVQKYFVKGVMIGSLKG from the coding sequence ATGGAAACCGCATTTAAAAATGAATCGCTGCCGGACCGCATCTTTACCGTCGTGAACTATGTGCTGATTACGATCCTGTTTCTGCTTATTCTGTACCCGCTCATTTATGTGGTCAGCTCCTCATTCAGCAGCTCGCAGGCGGTGGTCTCCGGTGAAGTCCTGCTCTGGCCGGTAAATCCGACCCTCGAGGGTTACCGGGCGGTGTTCCAGTACAAGCTCGTCTGGAGCGGCTTCGTCAACTCCGTGATCTACACGGCACTGGGAACACTGGTGAATGTGTTTATGACCGTGCTGGCGGCGTATCCGCTGTCACGGAAGGATTTTTTCGGCAAAAACGTGTTTATGGTGCTGTTTATGTTCACCACGATGTTTACGGGCGGTCTGATTCCGACGTACCTGCTGGTTAAGGATTTGGGGATGCTCAACAGCATTTGGGCGATGATCCTCCCCGGCGCTTTGACTGTCTGGAATGTCATCATTACCCGTACCTATTTCCAGATGACCATTCCTGATGAGCTGCTGGAGGCGGCCCAGCTCGACGGCTGTGACGATTTCCGGTTTGTCTGGAAAATGGTGCTGCCCGTTTCAGGCCCGATTATCGCCGTCATTGCGCTCTACTATGGAGCTGCGAACTGGAATTCCTATTTCAATGCGCTTATTTATCTGAAAGACCAGGATATGTACCCGCTGCAGCTGGTTCTGAAAGACATTCTGATCAGCAATGACGTGGATACCACGGTGTTCTCGGGGGATCCGGCGGACGCGGCCCGGCGCGAAGCGCTTCGGGTGCTGCTTAAGTATTCCCTGATCGTAGTGACAACAGTGCCGCTGCTGATCGTTTATCCCTTTGTACAGAAGTATTTCGTGAAGGGCGTCATGATTGGTTCGTTAAAAGGATAA
- a CDS encoding ABC transporter substrate-binding protein — protein MKGRLFRSGVSCLLAMVILLSACSSKGNEEASPASAEAAVTEAGQFPIVNEPVTIKVMTAANSAVEDFATNKFTKYLEEKTNIHIEWELVPGSSAAEKLNVVLAGGDLPDVIMGMNVSNDQQQIYGEQGVFLSLNDLIDKYGIETKKMFEERPLIKESITASDGKIYALPAPNECYHCSMRQKMWIYQPWLDKLGLKMPTTTEEFYEVLKAFKTQDPNGNGKADEIPFSGAPMAYGSTTTTAVENFLMNAFTYAPYTRIYLNEGKADVPYNKDGWRQGLEYLHKLYAEGLMDPQALTQDGTQLMQLGENPGVPILGAASAPNMSAITQLSGESGRWLEYVAVPPLKGPDGLQVTQVDPYQIAGGAFVITSAAKNPEAAFRLADMLYDRENTLRLNFGVLGKDWDWAAEGEKGINGEQAIYKTITKFGVQQNSNWSQVGPNFRPSELRLGEVADPENPLESILYKETKDKYDPYKIDTASVMPPLFFTSDQTAEMADLAKTLFDYVNEMTARFVTGDMELNDANWQNYLQTLDGMNLKRYLEIYQGVYDAKQK, from the coding sequence ATGAAGGGGAGATTATTCAGAAGCGGTGTAAGCTGCCTGCTGGCGATGGTTATTTTGCTCAGCGCGTGTTCCAGCAAAGGAAATGAAGAGGCATCACCGGCAAGCGCGGAAGCGGCCGTAACAGAAGCGGGCCAATTCCCGATCGTAAATGAGCCGGTCACGATTAAGGTCATGACTGCAGCGAACTCGGCAGTGGAGGATTTTGCGACAAATAAATTCACCAAATATCTGGAAGAGAAGACGAATATCCATATCGAGTGGGAGCTGGTTCCCGGCAGCTCGGCTGCCGAGAAGCTGAACGTAGTGCTCGCCGGCGGCGACCTGCCCGACGTGATCATGGGCATGAACGTTTCGAACGACCAGCAGCAGATTTACGGGGAACAGGGCGTGTTCCTTTCCTTAAACGATCTGATCGACAAATATGGGATCGAAACCAAAAAGATGTTTGAAGAGCGCCCGCTGATCAAAGAATCCATCACGGCCAGCGACGGCAAGATTTATGCGCTGCCTGCGCCAAATGAATGTTATCACTGCTCCATGCGCCAGAAAATGTGGATCTATCAGCCATGGCTGGATAAATTGGGGCTCAAGATGCCAACCACAACCGAAGAGTTCTACGAAGTGCTGAAAGCCTTTAAAACGCAGGACCCGAACGGCAACGGCAAAGCGGACGAAATCCCTTTCTCCGGAGCGCCAATGGCTTACGGCTCGACAACAACTACCGCTGTGGAAAACTTCCTGATGAACGCCTTTACCTATGCGCCTTATACCCGGATTTATTTGAACGAAGGCAAAGCCGACGTGCCTTACAACAAAGACGGCTGGCGGCAGGGGCTGGAATACCTGCATAAGCTCTACGCCGAAGGTTTGATGGACCCGCAGGCTTTAACCCAGGATGGCACGCAGCTTATGCAGCTCGGGGAAAATCCGGGCGTTCCGATTCTGGGCGCGGCCTCCGCACCCAATATGAGCGCCATCACGCAGCTGAGCGGGGAAAGCGGACGCTGGCTGGAGTATGTAGCGGTTCCTCCGCTGAAAGGGCCGGATGGACTCCAGGTCACACAGGTGGACCCTTATCAGATCGCCGGCGGTGCATTTGTCATTACAAGCGCGGCTAAAAATCCGGAAGCGGCATTCCGCCTCGCTGACATGCTGTACGACCGGGAGAATACGCTTCGCCTGAATTTCGGCGTACTCGGCAAAGACTGGGATTGGGCGGCAGAAGGCGAGAAAGGCATCAACGGTGAACAGGCGATCTACAAGACCATCACCAAATTCGGCGTCCAGCAGAATTCCAACTGGTCTCAGGTAGGGCCGAACTTCCGCCCTAGCGAACTCCGCCTGGGTGAGGTTGCCGATCCGGAGAACCCGCTTGAAAGCATTTTGTATAAAGAGACCAAAGATAAATATGATCCTTACAAAATTGATACGGCAAGCGTAATGCCTCCGCTGTTCTTTACCTCGGATCAAACGGCCGAAATGGCGGACCTGGCCAAAACCCTGTTTGATTACGTGAATGAAATGACGGCCCGGTTCGTAACCGGCGATATGGAGCTGAACGACGCTAATTGGCAGAACTACCTGCAGACGCTCGACGGCATGAACCTGAAACGTTATCTCGAAATCTATCAGGGTGTGTATGATGCGAAACAGAAATAA